A single region of the Hylaeus volcanicus isolate JK05 chromosome 5, UHH_iyHylVolc1.0_haploid, whole genome shotgun sequence genome encodes:
- the LOC128876468 gene encoding cyclin-dependent kinase 2-interacting protein-like, translated as MIKEQFSPVSKILSPKPAQGRNLVGSARHIRDLTADIHANIQQWNTAHLQGLVLLKEVTLEKRDKSYSQTLQELCDKLENICDSLETVVKNLAEIMHQIKITISLEKNTDKLFTTWPTAKFGEVAESIYNAYSQEMEVKKKVVEDIAHYYTVSLQMLFLATWVHQPLLPPNLTTVLESLLIETGHR; from the exons ATGATTAAGGAACAATTTTCTCCAGTCAGTA AAATCTTGTCTCCAAAACCTGCACAAGGAAGAAATTTGGTAGGTTCTGCTCGACATATACGAGATTTGACTGCAGACATTCATGCAAATATACAACAATGGAACACAGCTCATTTACAAGGATTAGTATTACTAAAAGAAGTAACGTTGGAGAAACGAGATAAATCATACTCTCAAACTCTTCAAGAATTATGCGacaaattggaaaatatttgcgaCAGTCTG GAAACTGTTGTAAAGAATCTTGCTGAAATTATgcatcaaataaaaataacaatatctttagagaaaaatacagACAAACTATTTACAACGTGGCCCACAGCAAAATTTg GGGAAGTAGCAGAGTCCATATATAATGCGTATTCTCAGGAAAtggaagtaaagaaaaaagttgtcgAAGACATAGCGCATTATTATACAGTATCTTTGCAAATGTTGTTCCTTGCTACCTGGGTGCATCAACCACTACTACCACCGAATCTAACGACAGTTCTGGAGTCGTTATTGATAGAAACTGGACATAGATAG
- the LOC128877201 gene encoding uncharacterized protein LOC128877201, whose translation MKMEAEHRLEQLKKATDRIQKEIEEVTEREHELRNVGSIKTTSHETVDSKVRRMPQALASGKLKRTTSTPQILEAVSPLTPPLTPKMTNGVISSRTTPTPLRFATTPSQKGLMHRFLATRGKIYKSNTPPNDVLTPSTTPTIALNPLSIKTFNRSLDIQLEPDDEPKKPPVRKGYVPVEEKIQKELHEMKQRENELRCEFTLLYRVVFLFYEEQSVGHVY comes from the exons ATGAAAATGGAG GCAGAGCACAGGTTGGAGCAGCTGAAGAAGGCGACCGACAGAATACAGAAGGAGATCGAAGAGGTCACGGAGAGGGAGCACGAGCTACGAAACGTGGGTAGCATTAAGACCACGTCCCACGAGACGGTGGATTCCAAG GTACGACGGATGCCGCAGGCTTTAGCTTCGGGCAAACTGAAGAGGACGACGTCCACGCCTCAAATCCTGGAAGCGGTTAGTCCGTTGACGCCGCCCTTAACGCCAAAGATGACGAACGGGGTGATATCGAGTCGCACCACCCCGACGCCACTGCGTTTCGCGACGACGCCGAGCCAGAAAGGGTTGATGCACAGGTTTCTCGCTACTCGCggcaaaatttataaatccaACACACCCCCTAACGACGTACTGACGCCGTCTACAACGCCCACGATCGCGCTCAACCCGTTGAGCATCAAGACGTTCAACAGGAGTCTCGATATTCAACTCGAGCCGGATGACGAACCCAAGAAACCTCCCGTTAGAAAAGGATACGTTCCCGTCGAAGAAAAAATCCAGAAGGAGCTGCACGAGATGAAGCAGCGCGAGAACGAGCTCAGGTGTGAATTTACTTTACTGTACAGGgtggtttttttattttacgaagaaCAATCTGTAGGACACGTATATTAA
- the LOC128876467 gene encoding uncharacterized protein LOC128876467 — MAEISNSAVFTNDASTGASDLLQQAFQQVVDDDDHDNEFVAFLQNDDNDSDTIHLTPEQAAALGLTFEVNSNEEVMYHNDEDNATSHTKNGFNIQIQNSLSPQNTITIDHLNYRPEDAQKTNDNDLIKTECIDFQEWHLQKVSESGQLQDQIVDSDLSLEEIDLSNKNHESRRMIQHRNNLIQQNSGTQRIVLEQTKVHAVKTDVTHVKNIHEDDLRYTIDDGVTQSQLNVAPQSQTQILQKLPVILPPSQYIIKPAQTILKPTKSVRLLQGSNKLNNATVNPIHTVHSLNSSTNPNSVLLSKARILNNLSSQIIKATPITAQLLNNSGLSAQLLNTSQILTGACEIQNQPAGTAHITNAIVNTTSGTTQNLVTSQIRLSPIVKSSQSLQRGNVQQYLTPVLKGASNAVSKPNQILTNTSVATAIPAQLLKSVQIPSQLLKTKTTVAKKAVAPTGVQKTTISPNSPVVLRTTSIVKSQDMKTATMNSTSILKPTQMSSTPVSILKPQAKMAFNNSTKQNVTTAAQNASAVSNTSQKTPVTQHSGTFESAKSVPNDTIKQKLNLVANGTNLKANRKPKSTAVPVKSTAVTNESTDASKPLGSSENPIQIVQQGQTFHSMQRLTPTQLKQIAHVLQQRSQETATSNEKVVYRVVFPEELDLRIRNPGNLLKNRGGKRGRPKKSAIRPSLLPPKPPPIPDEEQEELKDERKKVVARTRSGRLSRPPRHMVRDYKHLHHLDFLQPDLDDSDGGYSDYNTSNDKLEEEESPKELLTGLEVPKRKISDHFRCPTCNKIYLGRTRMARHFEMHPDHGSPEQLPPPTPEPELKQSTGQDPLKRKGKKRGPWAYVTPEAKSERRQIKLREAISVCEDLEIIKIAAKPVLNAQSLFDLLVLKSENNVRNFLDELKKLMGKIREKVGSILTIANNTEESSKDLIDISEESLCDALGLNPGLYRINSDALKKVDTTASNTYDNGEPPLKLQKTDNSEDAKENVEERMSSGFSESSDLSVSDFLTDRRNDSITNPTCPEVLSALTLMRRNRSPVNNTENNKSNNISKLLISNPEIQSQISDNPGFQKVDINTQKVSSFQNTETHKESFAKLGNGLEPSNFCKDENNYDQSKLEHIEQAFIKLEPTEQLFVKVENGAMGAYPEQDSSNFEKINFEKNGLSNLENGSQNFAKGFQKLVSKIIPMTSPDISCAKTQSTTLDTDSCKIMPVASVCKISNSIPLLQDTVPIISNNCDTSIFGNAENLDMSKITQYDHIAHLDILNTSGAIDKNLLIDEKLVEQLHLVDQSNLVDELVSERLKNIMPDNILENNLIPNNSNLDTDLDFDALSEEFNRNTRS, encoded by the exons ATGGCAGAAATTTCGAATTCCGCCGTGTTTACAAACGATGCATCTACTGGTGCTTCCGATCTTCTTCAACAAGCGTTTCAGCAAGttgtcgacgacgacgatcaCGATAACGAGTTCGTCGCATTTTTACAAAACGATGACAACGATTCCGATACAATTCACCTGACGCCGGAACAAGCCGCGGCTCTAGGTCTAACCTTCGAGGTAAATTCAAACGAAGAGGTTATGTATCACAACGACGAAGATAATGCTACTTCGCACACCAAGAACGGCTTCaatatacaaattcaaaattcgtTATCTCCTCAGAATACTATAACGATCGatcatttaaattatcgaCCTGAAGATGCacaaaaaacaaatgataacgatttaattaaaacggaGTGTATAGACTTCCAAGAATGGCATTTGCAAAAGGTTTCTGAAAGCGGGCAGCTCCAAGATCAAATAGTCGATAGCGACTTATCGTTGGAAGAGATAGATTTGAGCAATAAAAATCACGAATCTCGACGAATGATCCAACATCGAAATAACCTAATTCAACAAAACTCGGGTACGCAGAGAATAGTTTTGGAGCAAACTAAGGTACACGCGGTAAAAACGGACGTTACGCACGTCAAGAATATCCACGAAGACGATCTGCGGTACACCATCGATGATGGCGTAACGCAGAGTCAACTGAACGTGGCGCCTCAGTCTCAGACACAAATCTTACAAAAACTACCTGTGATTTTACCACCTTcgcaatatattataaaaccAGCGCAAACGATATTGAAGCCAACCAAAAGCGTTAGATTGCTTCAAGGTTCGAACAAGCTTAACAACGCGACGGTTAATCCCATTCATACTGTACATTCGCTTAATAGCAGTACAAATCCCAATTCTGTATTATTGTCGAAAgctagaatattaaataatttatcgtcgCAGATAATAAAAGCTACTCCTATAACGGCTCAGTTGTTAAATAACAGCGGTTTATCGGCGCAACTGTTAAATACTTCTCAGATTTTAACAGGGGCTTGCGAGATACAGAATCAGCCTGCTGGTACGGCGCATATTACTAACGCTATAGTAAACACTACATCCGGAACAACGCAAAACCTTGTTACCTCGCAAATACGTTTATCGCCGATTGTAAAATCATCGCAGTCGCTTCAGAGAGGGAACGTCCAACAATATTTAACTCCGGTGCTAAAAGGTGCATCTAACGCGGTCTCCAAGCCTAACCAAATTTTAACTAATACCAGCGTAGCGACGGCCATTCCTGCGCAGCTCTTAAAATCGGTGCAAATTCCTTCTCAGttacttaaaacaaaaactacaGTTGCTAAAAAAGCTGTAGCGCCAACTGGAGTACAGAAAACTACGATTAGCCCTAATTCACCGGTTGTACTTCGAACTACATCGATCGTTAAATCTCAAGATATGAAAACGGCAACTATGAATTCAACGTCGATCTTGAAACCAACTCAAATGTCTTCTACGCCCGTATCTATCTTGAAACCGCAAGCTAAAATGGCATTTAACAATTCGACTAAGCAAAATGTAACAACCGCAGCACAAAATGCTTCCGCTGTCTCGAATACCTCGCAAAAAACACCTGTAACGCAACATAGCGGTACATTTGAATCCGCCAAATCGGTACCGAACGATACTATTAAACAAAAGCTTAATCTTGTAGCAAACGGCACGAACCTTAAAGCGAATAGAAAACCTAAAAGTACTGCAGTACCTGTTAAATCTACAGCAGTAACGAATGAATCTACGGATGCATCTAAGCCGCTAGGTTCTAGTGAAAATCCGATACAAATAGTTCAACAAGGTCAAACATTTCATAG TATGCAGCGTTTGACGCCGACGCAATTGAAACAAATCGCTCATGTTTTGCAACAACGCAGTCAAGAAACAGCTACTTCAAATGAGAAAGTTGTGTATAG AGTCGTATTTCCCGAAGAACTGGACTTGCGAATTAGAAATCCGGGGAATTTGTTAAAGAATCGCGgtggaaaaagaggaagacCAAAAAAGAGTGCTATAAGGCCTTCGTTACTTCCACCTAAACCTCCACCAATTCCCGACGAAGAACAGGAAGAATTGAAg gatgaaaggaaaaaagttgTGGCGAGAACGCGGTCTGGGAGACTTTCTCGACCTCCAAGACATATGGTGCGTGATTACAAGCATCTCCATCATTTAGATTTCTTGCAACCCGATTTAGACGATTCGGATGGTGGTTATAGCGATTACAATACCAGTAACGATAAACTCGAAGAAGAAGAGTCGCctaaagaattattaacaGGATTAGAAGTACCGAAAAGGAAAATATCGGATCACTTCAGGTGCCCtacgtgtaataaaatatacttggGACGTACTCGTATGGCGAGACATTTTGAAATGCATCCCGATCATGGCAGTCCCGAACAATTACCTCCTCCGACACCTGAACCCGAATTAAAGCAGAGTACAGGACAAGATCCCTTGAAACGTAAAGGGAAAAAGCGAGGTCCTTGGGCTTACGTCACGCCAGAGGCTAAATCGGAGAGACGCCAAATAAAATTGAGGGAAGCGATTTCCGTATGCGAAGAtctcgaaataataaaaatagctgCAAAACCGGTACTTAATGCGCAATCATTATTCGATTTGTTAGTACTGAAatctgaaaataatgtaagaaattttctggacgaattaaagaaattaatgggTAAAATACGGGAAAAAGTCGGAAGTATATTGACAATTGCAAATAATACCGAAGAATCGAGCAAGGATTTGATCGATATCAGCGAGGAATCACTTTGCGATGCTTTAGGCCTTAATCCTGGTTTATACAGAATTAATAGCGATGCTTTGAAAAAGGTTGACACCACTGCTAGTAACACCTATGATAACGGAGAGCCTCCTCTTAAACTTCAAAAAACGGATAATTCCGAGGATGCTAAAGAAAACGTAGAGGAACGAATGTCTAGCGGTTTCTCGGAAAGTTCAGATCTCAGTGTCTCGGACTTTTTAACCGACAGGAGAAACGATTCTATAACGAATCCTACTTGTCCAGAAGTGTTGTCAGCTTTAACGTTAATGCGAAGAAACCGCAGCCCTGTAAATAATacggaaaataataaatccaACAATATCTCGAAACTTTTGATCTCGAATCCAGAAATTCAAAGTCAAATTTCAGATAATCCTGGATTCCAAAAAGTGGATATAAATACGCAAAAAGTTTCGAGTTTTCAAAACACGGAAACACACAAGGAAAGTTTCGCAAAGCTAGGAAATGGTTTAGAACCGTCGAATTTCTGTAAAGACGAGAACAATTACGATCAATCGAAATTAGAGCATATCGAGCAAGCGTTCATAAAATTGGAACCAACGGAACAGCTTTTCGTTAAGGTGGAGAATGGCGCTATGGGTGCTTATCCGGAACAGGATAGttctaattttgaaaaaataaatttcgaaaaaaatggcTTGAGCAACTTGGAAAACGGATCTCAAAATTTTGCTAAAGGATTCCAGAAACTGGTGTCTAAAATAATTCCTATGACTTCGCCGGATATAAGTTGCGCTAAAACACAGTCGACGACGTTAGATACAGATTCTTGTAAGATAATGCCTGTTGCGTCtgtttgcaaaatttcaaatagcATACCTTTACTTCAGGATACAGTACCGataatttccaataattgTGATACTAGTATATTTGGTAACGCAGAAAATTTAGACATGTCAAAAATAACTCAATACGATCACATTGCAcatttagatattttaaatacaagtgGAGCTATTGATAAAAACTTATTAATCGACGAGAAGTTAGTCGAACAGTTGCATCTAGTAGACCAATCGAATTTAGTTGACGAACTAGTTTCcgaacgattgaaaaatattatgcCGGATAATATattggaaaacaatttgaTACCAAATAATTCGAATTTAGATACGGATCTCGATTTTGACGCGTTAAGCGAAGAATTTAACAGAAATACCAGAAGTTGA